The following proteins are encoded in a genomic region of Gouania willdenowi chromosome 6, fGouWil2.1, whole genome shotgun sequence:
- the LOC114464587 gene encoding uncharacterized protein LOC114464587 has protein sequence MGKCKFNEAWQDKQAFCHWLKPVDNNVFEAFCTVCKKKIQLGNMGVKALESHAKSGKHINSIKAKEKTLSIDGVFQPANVSQLTVNAPEAEDSVNQPAACASTAPPVTTANGRVDLRTTFGFTPTMKAEVLWTLNTIAKHQSYNGNEGISELFKSMFPDSDIATTFTCGSDKTAYIAKFGLAVHIKEELVSKVNKSPFVLMFDESLNETTKNKQLDVHVRFWDEGQVQSRYLGSQFMGHSTAQDLLSHLKECMDKLDLRHLVSISMDGPSVNWKLFDIFQKDQSEQYGGVQLICVGSCGLHTLHNAFKCGFSAWQLDKLLRAMHTLFHNVPARREDYITITKSSVFPLSFCAHRWVENLPVVERALAVWPSLLLYMEAVKTKRLSNPGTASYDTVAAAIKDPLILAKLQFYAALARTFTPFLKKYQTDNPVLPFLPKDLTELMMSLLRRFIKREVLHDITALQLTKLDVTDKTIWLSPQDISIGLGAESVLKSIKGAELRVLEFKRECMQGLCNIIRKVQDKSPLKYLTVRQLVCLDPSVMYREPERCRNHMKGLVQRFLQDKQLTDTSAGDVILQQFDSLLSLESRSEDFLSFPPMQKRLDVFLCSAMEPYPELWAFCKKLLILSHGQATVERGFSINKEVESDNLKEDTVVTRRLVCDYIIQHGGVTQVPLSKQLLASVARARTRYRIHLETNRKNKEAKDQALKRKEAEDCLQELKVKRRCIQEVSEGLARDADRLAEEAEAKAGSKMTDLITRSNILRRGHKEKLAEMALLDKEITAKSAELRG, from the exons atggggaaatgtaaatttaatgaagcGTGGCAAGATAAACAAGCATTTTGTCACTGGTTAAAACCGGTGGACAACAACGTATTTGAGGCTTTTTGTACAGTATGCAAAAAAAAGATTCAGCTTGGTAACATGGGTGTGAAGGCTTTGGAGTCTCATGCCAAGTCAGGTAAGCACATCAACTCTATCAAAGCTAAGGAGAAAACACTTTCCATCGACGGAGTGTTTCAACCTGCTAACGTTAGCCAGCTAACTGTTAACGCGCCTGAAGCAGAAGATAGCGTTAACCAACCAGCTGCTTGCGCTAGCACAGCCCCTCCAGTTACGACCGCTAACGGTAGAGTGGATCTGCGCACAACTTTTGGATTCACACCTACAATGAAAGCAGAGGTGTTGTGGACTCTTAACACCATCGCCAAACATCAGTCCTACAATGGAAATGAGGGTATTTCAGAGCTTTTCAAAAGCATGTTCCCTGATTCCGACATCGCTACCACGTTTACTTGTGGGTCCGACAAAACGGCATACATAGCCAAGTTTGGTTTAGCGGTTCACATCAAAGAGGAATTGGTGTCCAAAGTAAACAAATCGCCGTTCGTTCTTATGTTCGACGAGAGCCTCAAcgagacaacaaaaaacaaacagctggaTGTGCATGTTCGCTTCTGGGACGAGGGACAGGTTCAGTCCAGATACCTGGGCTCCCAGTTTATGGGACATTCCACTGCACAAGACCTGCTGTCACATCTCAAA GAATGTATGGACAAACTGGACCTCAGACACTTGGTGTCCATTTCAATGGATGGGCCCAGTGTGAACTGGAAACTCTTCGACATTTTCCAGAAAGATCAATCTGAGCAGTACGGAG GTGTTCAGCTCATTTGTGTGGGGAGCTGTGGCTTACACACGCTACACAACGCATTCAAGTGTGGGTTCAGTGCATGGCAGCTGGACAAGTTGCTGAGAGCAATGCACACATTGTTTCACAATGTGCCTGCCAGGAGAGAGGATTACATCACCATAACCAAGTCCAGTGTGTTCCCCCTGTCTTTCTGTGCCCATCGTTGGGTAGAAAACCTTCCGGTTGTGGAGAGAGCCTTGGCTGTCTGGCCATCACTTCTCCTGTACATGGAAGCTGTGAAAACAAAGAGACTCTCCAACCCTGGGACAG CATCCTATGACACAGTTGCAGCAGCCATAAAGGATCCACTCATCTTGGCCAAATTGCAGTTCTACGCAGCACTTGCCAGGACCTTCACTCCCTTCTTGAAAAAATATCAGACAGATAATCCTGTGCTCCCATTCCTCCCCAAGGATCTCACCGAGTTGATGATG AGTCTACTCAGACGTTTCATAAAGAGAGAAGTCCTCCACGATATCACTGCCCTGCAGCTGACCAAACTGGATGTTACAGACAAGACCATCTGGCTCAGCCCACAAGACATCAGCATTGGTCTAGGTGCAGAGTCGGTCCTTAAG AGCATCAAAGGTGCAGAGCTCAGGGTGCTAGAGTTCAAGAGAGAGTGCATGCAGGGACTGTGTAACATCATCAGGAAAGTGCAGGACAAGAGCCCCCTCAAGTATCTGACTGTTAGGCAGTTGGTGTGCCTGGATCCGTCAGTAATGTACAGAGAACCCGAAAGATGCAGGAATCACATGAAAGGGCTGGTTCAGAGGTTTCTTCAGGATAAACAGCTAACTGATACTTCTGCAG GGGACGTCATACTGCAGCAGTTTGACAGTCTCCTGTCCTTGGAGAGCAGGAGTGAGGACTTCCTCTCCTTTCCTCCCATGCAGAAGAGGCTGGACGTCTTCCTGTGCAGTGCCATGGAGCCTTATCCAGAGCTGTGGGCCTTCTGCAAGAAGCTGCTCATCCTCTCCCACGGCCAAGCTACGGTTGAACGTGGATTCTCCATCAATAAAGAGGTTGAGTCAGATAACTTGAAGGAGGACACTGTGGTCACACGGAGACTGGTGTGTGACTACATCATACAACATGGAGGTGTTACCCAG GTTCCACTCAGTAAACAGCTACTGGCAAGTGTAGCAAGAGCTAGGACAAGGTATCGTATCCATCTTGAGACCAATAGAAAGAACAAGGAGGCAAAAGACCAGGCTCTCAAGAGGAAGGAGGCAGAGGACTGTCTTCAGGAGTTGAAGGTGAAGCGAAGATGCATACAGGAGGTATCTGAGGGTCTGGCTAGGGATGCGGACAGGCTGGCTGAGGAGGCTGAAGCGAAGGCAGGGAGCAAAATGACTGACCTGATCACCAGGTCCAACATCCTGCGGAGAGGCCATAAGGAGAAGTTGGCAGAAATGGCTCTCCTTGATAAAGAGATCACTGCTAAGAGTGCAGAACTTAGGGGTTGA